One genomic window of Devosia salina includes the following:
- a CDS encoding amino acid ABC transporter substrate-binding protein, translating to MTLFSRRSALRAIGLAATLLASVGVAAVSAQDRTSVKIGYAISKTGANAGGAGITTLPNYQLWVHEVNEAGGLELPDGTRLPIEVIEYDDRSASEEVVRAVERLATQDQVDFILPPWGTGFNLAVAPLFDRFGYPQLAVSAVTDKAPEFVQRWKKSFWLLGGGHDYTEALAQILNDQKAAGTINNDVAVISVADGFGIDLITAARQSFADAGINIAYDVTYPVGTTDFTPMLSEAAASGADTFVAFSYPPDTFALTQQAQVAQYNPKVLYMGVGVGFPVYQANNGDKIEGVMSLGGIDPTNEAVMDYRARHTEFIGQAPDWWGSVVTYNSLQMLQEAIKRRGLDREAVSEELSNGTFETVLGEVKLEDNQLRTLWFGGQWQDGVFVAVAPADREGAVAPRLPKAPWPAQ from the coding sequence ATGACTCTGTTTTCCCGCAGGTCCGCCCTGCGTGCCATCGGCCTTGCCGCGACCCTGCTGGCCAGCGTCGGCGTTGCAGCCGTTTCCGCCCAGGATCGTACTTCGGTCAAAATCGGCTATGCCATTTCCAAGACCGGCGCCAATGCCGGCGGCGCCGGCATTACCACGCTCCCGAACTATCAGCTCTGGGTGCATGAAGTGAACGAGGCCGGCGGTCTCGAGCTGCCCGACGGCACCCGCCTGCCCATCGAAGTCATTGAATATGACGACCGATCGGCCTCCGAGGAAGTTGTGCGCGCTGTCGAGCGCCTCGCCACCCAGGACCAGGTCGACTTCATCCTGCCGCCCTGGGGCACCGGCTTTAACCTCGCCGTCGCGCCGCTGTTCGACCGTTTCGGCTATCCCCAACTCGCCGTGTCTGCGGTGACCGACAAGGCCCCGGAATTCGTGCAGCGCTGGAAAAAGAGCTTCTGGCTGCTCGGCGGTGGCCACGACTATACCGAGGCCCTTGCCCAGATCCTCAACGACCAGAAAGCCGCCGGAACCATCAACAATGACGTCGCAGTCATTTCGGTGGCCGACGGTTTTGGCATCGACCTGATCACCGCCGCCCGCCAGTCCTTTGCCGATGCAGGCATCAACATCGCCTATGACGTGACCTACCCGGTGGGGACCACCGACTTTACGCCGATGTTGAGCGAAGCGGCCGCTTCGGGCGCTGATACATTCGTGGCCTTCTCCTATCCGCCTGACACGTTTGCGCTGACCCAGCAGGCCCAGGTGGCCCAGTACAATCCCAAGGTCCTCTATATGGGCGTGGGCGTCGGCTTTCCGGTCTACCAGGCCAATAATGGCGACAAGATCGAAGGCGTCATGAGCCTGGGCGGCATCGACCCGACCAATGAGGCTGTGATGGACTATCGCGCCCGCCACACAGAATTCATCGGACAGGCTCCGGATTGGTGGGGTTCTGTCGTGACCTATAACAGCCTGCAGATGCTGCAGGAGGCCATCAAGCGCCGTGGACTGGATCGTGAAGCGGTCTCCGAGGAACTCTCCAACGGAACGTTCGAAACCGTACTGGGCGAGGTCAAGCTCGAAGACAACCAGCTGCGCACGCTCTGGTTCGGTGGCCAGTGGCAGGACGGCGTGTTCGTTGCCGTGGCCCCCGCGGACCGCGAAGGCGCGGTTGCACCAAGGCTGCCCAAGGCCCCCTGGCCGGCGCAGTAA